In a genomic window of Streptomyces koelreuteriae:
- a CDS encoding ATP-binding protein, with protein sequence MSGQSMPCNPQEIGALFLFEKLTPEQLGRLCGEGRVERFEPGPVYTEGDPATCFYVMLEGTVVLYRRVGGDDVEVSRTSQRGVYAGSMQAYLGDRVRQVYNNSMRVTEPTRFFVLPADTFADIMQEWFPMAVHLLEGLFFGSKSTQRAIGQRERLLALGSLSAGLTHELNNPAAAAVRATATLRERVGKMRHKLAIIAQGSYSPEVMANLIDIQERTAERVAKAPVLSPLEASDREDVLSDWLDDRGIPDGWRIAPTFVQAGLDEDWLDQVAAAVDEDMLPSAIGWLNYTVETELLMDEINDSTTRISHLVDAAKQYSQLDRAPFQNADVHELLDSTLLMLSAKIGKEIKVVKEYDRTLPRIPAYPAELNQVWTNLIDNAVSAINSAGGEGTLTVRTAPDHDRLLVEFRDSGVGIPAADRGRIFDPFFTTKPVGEGTGLGLDISWRIVVNKHHGSIQVESEPGDTRFQVLLPLTSVEEEPS encoded by the coding sequence ATGAGCGGGCAGTCGATGCCCTGCAACCCCCAGGAGATCGGGGCGCTGTTCCTGTTCGAGAAGCTCACGCCCGAGCAGCTCGGCAGGCTGTGCGGCGAGGGGCGGGTGGAGCGCTTCGAGCCCGGCCCGGTGTACACCGAGGGCGATCCCGCCACCTGCTTCTATGTGATGCTCGAGGGCACGGTCGTGCTGTACCGCCGGGTCGGCGGGGACGATGTGGAGGTGTCCCGGACCTCGCAGCGCGGGGTGTACGCGGGGTCCATGCAGGCGTATCTGGGCGACCGGGTGCGGCAGGTCTACAACAACTCCATGCGCGTCACCGAGCCGACGCGGTTCTTCGTGCTGCCCGCCGACACGTTCGCGGACATCATGCAGGAGTGGTTCCCGATGGCGGTGCATCTGCTGGAGGGGCTGTTCTTCGGCTCGAAGAGCACCCAGCGGGCCATCGGGCAGCGCGAGCGGCTGCTGGCGCTGGGCTCGTTGTCCGCGGGGCTCACCCACGAGCTCAACAACCCCGCCGCGGCGGCGGTACGGGCGACCGCGACCTTGCGGGAGCGGGTCGGCAAGATGCGGCACAAGCTGGCGATCATCGCGCAGGGTTCCTACTCCCCCGAGGTCATGGCGAACCTCATCGACATCCAGGAGCGCACCGCCGAGCGGGTCGCCAAGGCACCCGTGCTGAGCCCGCTGGAGGCCTCCGACCGGGAGGACGTGCTCAGCGACTGGCTCGACGACCGGGGTATCCCGGACGGCTGGCGGATCGCGCCGACGTTCGTCCAGGCCGGTCTCGACGAGGACTGGCTGGACCAGGTCGCGGCGGCCGTCGACGAGGACATGCTGCCGAGCGCGATCGGGTGGCTCAACTACACCGTCGAGACCGAGCTGCTGATGGACGAGATCAACGACTCGACCACCCGCATCTCGCATCTCGTCGACGCGGCGAAGCAGTACTCGCAGCTCGACCGGGCGCCCTTCCAGAACGCCGATGTGCACGAACTCCTCGACTCCACGCTACTGATGCTGTCGGCCAAGATCGGCAAGGAGATCAAGGTCGTCAAGGAGTACGACCGGACGCTGCCGAGGATCCCGGCGTACCCGGCCGAGCTCAACCAGGTGTGGACGAACCTCATCGACAACGCGGTGTCGGCCATCAACAGCGCGGGCGGTGAGGGGACGTTGACCGTGCGGACGGCTCCGGACCACGACCGGCTGCTGGTGGAGTTCCGGGACAGCGGCGTCGGGATCCCGGCGGCCGACCGGGGGCGGATCTTCGATCCCTTCTTCACGACGAAACCCGTGGGTGAGGGGACCGGGCTCGGGCTCGACATCTCCTGGCGGATCGTGGTCAACAAGCACCACGGGAGCATCCAGGTGGAGTCGGAGCCGGGGGACACACGCTTCCAGGTGCTGCTTCCGCTCACATCGGTCGAGGAGGAGCCTTCATGA
- a CDS encoding UBP-type zinc finger domain-containing protein — protein sequence MSGDSGDSRDNGIDPGVPPSGNGCVECEAGGGWWFHLRRCAQCGHVGCCDSSPAKHATGHFRATGHPLVQSFEPGENWYWDYSANELYEAGPELAPPGSHPADQPTPGPAGRVPVDWAKVLRA from the coding sequence ATGAGTGGCGACAGTGGTGACAGTCGTGACAACGGGATCGACCCGGGTGTGCCGCCGAGCGGCAACGGGTGCGTGGAGTGCGAGGCCGGTGGCGGGTGGTGGTTCCATCTGCGGCGATGTGCGCAGTGCGGGCATGTGGGGTGCTGTGACAGTTCGCCCGCGAAGCATGCGACGGGGCATTTCCGGGCGACCGGGCATCCCTTGGTGCAGAGCTTCGAGCCCGGTGAGAACTGGTACTGGGACTACTCGGCGAACGAGTTGTACGAGGCCGGCCCGGAGTTGGCTCCGCCGGGGAGTCATCCTGCGGATCAGCCCACGCCGGGGCCTGCGGGGCGGGTGCCGGTCGACTGGGCGAAGGTGTTGCGGGCCTAG